GATTTGAATGAGGTTCGAGTTTTCTGCTTTTCTCATTAAGTTTTAAAAGTGATCGAGTGTTTTTATACTAGGAACTAAAAAGCTAACATCATTGTAAACAATCAACCCTAGGACAAATGTTGTCTAGGAAAGGAACCATTCTATCACGAACTTCAAGTTGTCCATGATATGAGCTAATCTAATACTATCTCCGTCTCAAAATAGATGCAATCATTAGATTCTTGCTCACAATCATTTCCAAAGACAAGTTGTTTTGGGAAGGAAAGGAATTACTTTAAAATGAAACCACTAACATGCTTAAAATAGACCACTATATCTAACTTTATTTGCAGCAGACTTCAGACTACACATTTCTTGTTGCCAACAGATCACAATGCATCTAGTTTTTCTCTTTTAAGCGGCACATAACATCCAAAGATACTAAGGACCAGTTCCTCTAAATTTATGACAAATCCTGAAGCAAAATCTTTGAAAACTCACTTAAAATTACCAACCTTAGAGTTTGCTTTAACGATAAACAGATTCTTTTTCGCTGAATTCTGAAAACAATCACATTCGACAAGAATTAGAACAGATCAAAGCATGCATTTATATCTCATCTTCCATATATCATCATCAAATTAATTGGACACATTATTACAATTGAATTAGCATTTAAATTAGAGAGTTTATAGCTCTTGCATTCAGACACACAAACACGCCATTTCCATCTCTTGAGTTCTGCTTACTTTCCGTCAGAAACACAAGAAACTAACCTGATAAACCTTAGCTACCATGACTTGTTTCCTCTATTCCCTGTAACTTTCTCTTCACTTGTTTCCTCTCTGTACCATTTTTACAAACACCTGAAAAAATCTGCCATAGCTAAGTTTGATTGAGAAAGGGGGACATTTTAGACAGCCAAAAATTAAGAAGTCTAATATTGAATCCAACAATATGTGCATTTTAAAATCTATAAAAGACTGGGTGCGCATTACCTGGGCTGCTGATGAAATAGTTGAGTGACAGACTATGAAACGAGAGAAAATGTAGTTTTAAGAGTGACAAATGATTTGATACTATGAGAGATTAGGTCGTGATATGAGTGAGCGATCTTCGCCGTGGTCGTATGATCGACCGGTGACGTAGTAGAATTTAGTGATTTGCAATCATCAAGGTTTTACATATGCTACGTAATTATGTCTAAAGAAGGAGGGTAAAATATTTTGATCGCAGCGCAAGCGAGAAGCTGACATGACAAGCatcaaatatataaaatttttgttACCAAACCAAACACTCATTTCGGCTTAGAAAGAATCATAAGCCGAGAAGCAACAAACTCCTTCAACTCAAGTGGGCCAAACGACATCGTTTCTTTTGAACATCCAGTGTAATCTCAGTCACATGAGCACACCCACATAAAGCAAATTCTTATCCATgcactaattttacttttcatctTAAAACTATACGAAggaggaaaaagaaaaaaagagaGGGAAAAATCTCACACAATGAGCTCCTTTCCGATTTCAACATCGCCGAGATTTCTATGTGTCTCGAATTCAAAAATGATCATCAACAAAAGATGTGAAGTGAACACAGCAGCAGCTGGAATCAATTTGAAATCCGTTCGGTTTGATGTTAGTGTAGTAAGAAGATGTCACTCTCATTCAagtccacaacaacaacaacaagatgaGGAAGAAGAAACCCTAGTTGAAGAACTCCGAGTCCCTGAGAATTGGTCAATTCCTTCCAAAGCCCTGGAGGTACTGTAATCAATTTCCAATTTCCCATCTCAAGATTATGGATTTCCTCAATTGGGTTGATTTAAAGGAAGAAACTTTTTTTTTTGTCTGTGGAAGGAACTAGTTGCAGGATGATTCCTAATTGGCTAATTTGTACTTGTTTCTGTTGTATGGCCTTTTGAAATTGGGGGTTATTTTATCTGGCTGTAAATGTTTAGATTTTAGAATATCGTCATTGAATTGAACTACTGTATTGTTCCTAAATGGCGGCGAATGTGATCTGGTATGCTAGGAGAATGTCAATGTGGACAGTTTTGGTATTCATAGCTTGAGATAATCTTTATGGATTGGATATACTTGGTTGTATTTTGTGCAGGAATCGGAGTGGCTAAGGGTAACCTTGCACGAGTGGTTGGACGAGGAGTATTGTCCTGAAGAAACAAATATTGAAATAAGCAAGGTTGCAGCTCAATCATATTACAAATCGTTGGTAGAGAAACAGACAGATTTGGCTGGGATATTACTGAAGATGGCTAGAGATTTGGAATCCATATCTTACCGAGAAAGCTTTCATGGAGCATTCTCATCAGCAAATGCAGCTGTTAGCTTGATTGTCCAAagaatagaagaagaagaagaagaagaacaggcttAATTTTGGACATTAGATAGGTTTAGAATAGTAACCTGTTTTTATTGCTTGTTAGCTCTTCCGGATTGTTCGTGATTTGATTTGTGAGTTCCGAACAATAATATGATGATAAAAAAAGGATGAAACAGTCGAGGAAAGCCATCTAGGAAAATGCAATGCCGAATATGAAAGCAGAGATGTTTATAAAAAGGATAAATAGCAGTTTGCTTTAAAGCTGATCTTTTTTGGTTTCATAGTTTGCCAATGCACAGTAAATTCAGTAAAACGTTGTCGTTTTTTCTTAGCCCATTGTCTCGAAGATGTTTAAGTGATAATCAAGGTATTTTCATCATCGGGTTAACAGGTGAAGTTGGAGAGGCTGAGCTCACAACTTGGTGGAAATGATGACCTCACCTCCATTACTAGCTCAAGAAAGTTACTGGTTGTAAATAAACTTTATGACTTGTGATTCTAGATTTCGGAGATATGAGCTCTAATTTGAGCTTAGGAAATACTGTATAAATCTTTATAACATAACTTCCTCTCCAATGTTGGAATCAGTGATTGAGACATTGATAGTACGTAGTTGAATCAATGGCTGGAATTTGACACGAGTGAATAATAGGATTTGTAATGTACATAaaattagtgtatatatatatatatatgtgattctcATATATAGGCCACGCGATGCAAAAGGTCCCCTAACCACGAGTGGAGTGGGATAAGAAAATAGCAATGGGTTTATTTTtaccatttgtttatttatttcgaAAAGGCACAATTTTTAATAACAAACAAAAATATGAACTTTTAATTTAACAAATAATAGTACTAAATAACACGGATTTGCATATTTAGTTTCAAAGTcacgatatagatatatatatatatatatatttaactcgaTAAAGCTCGTTTAATAATTTTTGGtcatatatatacattattacACATTTTTTGGTCATTTTTAAAACTCAAAACTTTTGGGTAAGGCTAGGCGCAAGCGCTTAGCAATAATTCTAACAATGAATGTGTAACAGTGACATTTCTGGATCATTCCTATCTATATAAAAGCAGCTGGTCTAAATATATTAATTAGACCTATCCCCACATTCATTCTCTTCTCCAAAACACAAATACAGAAAGAGGAAGAGAGACATTAGTAATTGATTTGAGATGGCTATGAAGAAGAACTTAGTAGTGTGCACGCCAATATTGGAATGTCAAAGTGTAGAAGACATGCAGGCTTCAATGGAGAAAGCTAAAGCAGAAGGAGCTGATCTTGTAGAGCTTCATTTGGATAATTCCATTGTTACTAATCTTTCTCAGCTCGAAACACTCGTCAGATTTAGACCTCTTCCTGCCATTCTCTCCTACAAGTATGCCATTAATTACCACATTTTAATCTCTTTCAATTTTTGAGCTAGGCTCCGTTCGTTTGTTTCGTGTCTAGAGCGAAGGCAAAGACATGAACAATTTTTTCAACTATGTCACGAAACGGAGGACTTaaacattatataatataaatagttGAAAAAATTGTTCATGTTAATCAATGTGATGCTTTTGTTGAGTcttacttatcttagatatttaatCGTAGGATATAAATTAAATAGAATTCATTTTCTCAATTACTCTCAGATTAGTTGAAATATAAGTATGAAAGTGGTGTTCACACTAAAAAAACGTGAAGTATTTTACATAAAGAAAAATAAGGATTTTTCCGACCAGTACAATATTGCATTAGATAAGCATTAAAAATTCGTCGATATTATGGAAAGATCGTAAGTATTtatgaaaaaataaaaatattaaccaAACTTTTAGAAAGATTATATATCATGAATAAATTTTTCGATCTTTTCATAACAATTACGAGTTTTTAATATTTATCCAGTACAACATTGCATtggttaaaaaaactcaaaaaataaTTACAGTAATTTAGAATTGATTCAATAAATGACTCAAGAACATTGATGTGTTTATCGTGAAACTTAAAACATACTAGTTGTACAGAGTACTGTGACATTGGACGGAAGGGATTGGGATATTAAATGATTAGGGCCCCGGCGGCCCCATTGAATTTTGTGTCAATTGAAAATCAGTCATGAATGTTGGTTGGCCATAGTATTCATTACCCTCCCTTCCGTTGGGAGATTTTGGGAATCGAGCATTTCTTGGAATCATCAAGCGAACAATCTGTCTTTTTTTACAGGCTCAAATCATCAAGCGAACAATCTAATTACCTGCAAGTACTAAAACGTGTTCTAGAACTGGACGTTGAATTTGTCGAAATCGACTATGAGGTATTACTAGAATCTGTCTCTTGTAATCCATTTTTTTATTGGGAGAATGCAAACAAGAAGTGAATCCTGATTCTGAAACCTTGTCAATCCTAAAATAGACTTACACTTTCCAGGTAGCATCCAACACAAACATTGCTGAGTATAACAACATTAATCGGTCCAATAGCAAGATAATTGTGTCGAGCTATGTCAATGGATGCAAACCTACAGCTGAAAAGCTCGGAAATCTAATTGCACAAATGCAATCTACCGGAGCTGACATACTCAAACTTGAAATTTGCGTCGATTTTATCACTGACTTGGCTCCCATTTTTCAGATTCTCACCCATTGTCAGGTACTTGTTTCAAGCATATTTAAAACTAGGAGATGATTGAATAGCTTGTGCAACATTATCATTTCAATTTCTTTTTCTTAGGTGCCATTGATTGTTGTGGCAGTTGGTAGTAGAGGTCTGATAAGCCAGCTGCTGGGACCGAAATTCGGTGGATTTTTAGTGTATGGATGTTTGGATGGAAATCCTGTTCCTGGATTGCCATCTCTTTCCAGCCTTGAAAAAGTTTATAATAAGCTCGAATACTTGAATGTTGATACAAAAGTGTTCGGACTTATTTCAAATCCTGTTGGACATAGTAAAAGTCCTTTTCTGCATAATCATGCTTTCAGACATACGGGATTTAACGGAATTTATGTTCCGATGCAAGTCGACGATGTCAAGGAGTTCTTCAGAACTTATACCGGACACGACTTTGTGGGATTCAGGTATCCAACCCGATATTACCCCTGTTATGTTTCTTGGCAGAATCCtagaacttgaagaattatttttcTTATAAATTGGTGTGTTGTGCAGTGTAGGAATTCCTCACAAAAGCAGCAGTAGCCTGCTGTGATGAAGTACATCCATTAGCTAAGGTCAGGAAATCAAATCTGTGTTGAATAATTCTCGTTTGATGACAACTTATGAGTGACTAAGAATGCTTAATCTCAGTCAATTGGAGCTGTAAATACAATCATTAGGAGAACAATTGATGGGAAGTTGATTGGTTATAACACAGACTGTGAGGCTTCCATATCTGCAATTGAGGATGCACTAAGAGGTTTTTGCATTTATTTCTCTCTTTTGAAATCAGATACGCTTGAAAATGTCCTTCGATTTCTCATTTAGGCTTTGCATTGGATTAACTAACAGAAAGACAAGTTACCGATGGAGGGTTGTCAGGTAAATCTCCGATGGCAGGAAAAACTTTGGTGTTGGTCGGAGCAGGTGGTGCTGGAAGAGCACTGGCATTTGGCGCCAAAAGTAGAGGAGCACGAGTTGTCATTTTCAATCGCAACTATGGTAAGAAACAAAAGCATGGGAGCTCTTTTTAAGTTACTATTTTCACATTTCTAAAACTTTTAATTATCTTGCTTGGAAAGAGAGAGCAAAATCTCTGGCAGAAGCAGTTTCAGGAGAAGCACTACCATTGGAGAGGTTGGAGCATTTCAGCACGGCGAAAGGGATGATTCTTGCAAATGCTTCTGCCGTTGGAATGGAACCACACATCAATCAAACTCCTATTTCAAAGgttctcaatctctctatctatctgATATGTAGTATATAATAGAAAACTTTAGTGATCAATTTTATCCTGATGAGCATTTTTTGTTCAGGAGGCTCTGAAAGCATACGAACTGGTTATTGATGCGGTTTACACTCCAAGGAATACAAGGCTCTTAAGAGAAGCTGCTGAGGTTGGAGCCATTACTGTCAGTGGAGTCGAAATGTTCATCAGGCAGGCACTGGGTCAATTCAGGCTCTTTACAAATGGTTTAGGTATCTATTTTCTTGTCAATTTTGTACTATTTTCTAAAATGTGGAGAAATTCATATCTTGTAAGATTGTGAATGTTTCTTTTACCGATAACCAGGAATTTTGTGTCCATTACTTTGCAGCTCCAGAAGACTTCATGCGCAAGCTTGTTCTAGAACAGTTCTGATTGTTTTGCACCATCATAACGAAAAATCGTGTCAGGATAGATTCCTTTGCAATGTTTTCGGAGGATGTTAAACTGAATACCGGCTCCCTGAGAAGAATCCAAACTTCGGGAACAGAATCCGAAATCTCGGCACACAGGCACTGATCAAGCCAAGCCTAGAAGAATAACTCTGCTATAGTTCTTCTTATTAGGTGGATGAAACTTTCAATGATTCTACACATTAAATAGCAATAGTATATAACTAAAGTTTACTTTCTCAAATCAAAATTCAGAGAAATACTCCCACAATCTGAAACAGACAACCTTGATTCTGTCTTATGATTTTTCTTTCAATTGCTCTTTTGAGTTTAGCATGTCAAAAAGATAAAAGTAAAAAACTCACTCCACCTGATCCGGTGTTAGCATATTCAAACTCTTGAATGAAGTAAAACCACCGTCTACCACCAAATTATGGCCGTTAACGTACTTAGCATCATCCGACGCAAGATACAGCGCAGCATTGGCCACGTCGCCAGGTTCACAATTAGTCCCTCGTAACGCTCCACAACTATGAACCATCTTCTCAAGGACCGATTCTTCAACGCCAGGGAACATGTTCTTCATCTCTTTCATCGCAAACGGCGTCGTAATCGCAAACGGCGATATGCTATTGATCCTGATCCCATGCGGTGCCAGCTCCGCAGCCAGAGATTTCACAATTCCTAAAACAGCAGATTTAGACACACTGTAAGTATGCTGTGCTAATCCTCCCATGAGTCCCGTCACGCTGGCCGTACAGAGGATACTTCCAGCCTGACGAGGAATCATCACGCGCGACGCGTGCTTTATACCAGCCATGACGCCACGAACGTTAATAGCCATGACTCGGTCAAACGCCGATATATCAAGGTCAACGATGCTTCTAGGACTGTTACAGGGAATTCCTGCATTGCTGTAAAAAATGTCTAGCTGATTGTATTTGGAAATGGCGAAATCAACAGCATCGGAGAGGTCTGATTCTTTCGTGACGTCACAGAAGATGAAAGTTGCATTAGGTCCAAGTTGGTCGGCCGCCTTTTGTCCGAGCTTATGTTGAATGTCTGCAATTACGACTTTAGCCCCTTCCCTGATGAATTTCTCAGCTGTGGTCTTGCCGATTCCGCTGGCTGCTCCGGTAATTAGCGCCACCTTGCCATCCAGCTTTCTTGGACACATGAAAACGACACAGTAATTAGCTTATGTGAATTagtaattaaaaaggtaaaaaataaATAATCTCCGAGTATTACTACCTTCCATTGGCAGTCTCTGTCGAAAGTCCTTTGTACAAGCTTTTGGCTGTTAAAACAGAGAAATTTTTCCTGTTTCAAAAAGAAAATGTCAATGTGAATTAATGATCAGTACGTTTAATATTAAGTAATGCAGTATAGTTGGCCACCAAAAAGATGATTTGAACCAATGAAGAAACTAAATTTGATTGATGTGCTTATTTGGCCACGAAAAGTTTAGCCGGCCAATAGCCATTGATTCTTAAAATTATAATAATTGGCCAATGGAAATTAAAGCAACCAAGAAAAGAACAAAAAAATGGAACAGGTCACATGGCAGGTACTGAAAACCAAGCTAGCTTCTTGTTGGTTCTTGGATCCCAATAAAATAAAAATCTGCTTCAAATGGGCCAGCTAGCTAGTCAAATCATTCCCACATGATTCCACCGTCCAAAACAAAGTTGAACcagaaattaaaataaaataaaatacatagcTTGTAAAATAACAAGTCAATGTCTGGTAACAAGTTCGAATTCCAGAACTCACGAAATTAAACGAATCTAAAGCATTCATGTTGATGTTTGATTAATTTAAAACAGCAAGAAGAATAGAATCAGAAAGGAATTGTAAGTTAACTTAAACTAAAaaggaaaaaataaataaaaaaagcttAATTGCAACTTTGAATACAAACCTGAATCCAATCTTGAACATGCTTTCTCTGTGTTGTTGAAATTCTTTTAGAGAGAGTTGACGGAGAAGAGAAGAAGCAAGCTtgcttatatatataaaatggcagTCGGCAGAAACATGCACATACCAGATAGCTTTATTATTTATATTTGACTCATGAcagaataaaaatataaatatgcccCTTCCAAGTTGCGAGCTTGGTGATTGGAAGTTGCGATCCATGTTTTTTCAAAAGACAAAAATTTATTGGACGTCAGTTACTGAGGGCTAATAATGTCATTTACTTCATCCGTCAATATCCAAGTCATTTGCTATACTGTAACTTTATTGAGCTCTTCTAAATTTTATACCCTAACGAGGAATGGGGATGGCTCTAATGCCGCCACATAAAATTGCAACGCTAAAGAAATAGTTCCAAAATCCAAATCAGTCTCGTTACGATTTATGATAGTAACTTTATTTCATACTGAAAACTGCATATGAACTGATTTGAAAATGGTAGATGCAGTATCTCATTCTCAGTACCATTGCACCACATAAGAATAAGACCAAGTGTACCGAGACCACTCAAATTACCTGAAGAACATGATCCTAATCGTTGTCAAAAATTTAACCCAACACTATATGTCGAATTTTGATTTGATAATAAAATTTGCAATTCAAATAAATCGAAGAGTTCTTATTATCTATATAAGATACATTAATATGACATGTCGTGGCAGACCTTGTAGTCATATAATTGACTTTAGAAATGCTAAGCCTGCGAATTTTGTAAACATTTCAGTCCTATCTTTTCAAAATTGGACCGACTCTTAAATATCATGTAGTGGGACGTGTGTTAAGGCAACTTAGCTCCGGTTCTCTTTAAGCGACTCGACTACATCTTCAGTTGGAGTCCATCTTTGGTCGACCACAAAGCATAGGATAGATTGATTTCGCTTTCTTATTTTGTACGATTTATATGCTTGTATCAATCCTAGATTATTTTGGAAAATACTTTCACTTGTAATCTATCATGATAGTCAAGTTAGTGGATGATGTTACCGATAATATCCATAACTTTTATGTTTTGACCCCTAATTTTGAGGATTGTCGGAATATTGACATAATTTGACTCTCCCAtttataaatttaattaataaatataccttttatcaaaaaaaataaaattctaatctctttttttttttgtatttattactaatattctagtctatttcatatttttatcaaaaattctGTCTTGTTTGATCTTATTTTCTTTACTACATCTTTTTCACAACATTTAACGTCCTAGTTCGAGCGATTGGAGAGAATAAGATGTTATTAATGCTGCGAAAAGTCAAATTGAAAAATGGAAAAACTGGGTAGAAGGGGGCATTCCGAGAATTGAACTCGGGACCTCTCGCACCCTaagcgagaatcataccactagaccaaatgccCAGTGTTGTCATTGCGCTTTTATTTTAAAAGTAGATTTTTTCATTT
The sequence above is drawn from the Rutidosis leptorrhynchoides isolate AG116_Rl617_1_P2 unplaced genomic scaffold, CSIRO_AGI_Rlap_v1 contig30, whole genome shotgun sequence genome and encodes:
- the LOC139882716 gene encoding secoisolariciresinol dehydrogenase-like yields the protein MTWILTDEVNDIISPQKNFSVLTAKSLYKGLSTETANGRKLDGKVALITGAASGIGKTTAEKFIREGAKVVIADIQHKLGQKAADQLGPNATFIFCDVTKESDLSDAVDFAISKYNQLDIFYSNAGIPCNSPRSIVDLDISAFDRVMAINVRGVMAGIKHASRVMIPRQAGSILCTASVTGLMGGLAQHTYSVSKSAVLGIVKSLAAELAPHGIRINSISPFAITTPFAMKEMKNMFPGVEESVLEKMVHSCGALRGTNCEPGDVANAALYLASDDAKYVNGHNLVVDGGFTSFKSLNMLTPDQVE